Proteins encoded in a region of the Magallana gigas chromosome 8, xbMagGiga1.1, whole genome shotgun sequence genome:
- the LOC105343840 gene encoding uncharacterized protein isoform X2, producing MSSTRSASNSASMSSRVHSDHSNNGGGHDSAPNAEILSILRTFQENQKKQDDRMAEIENMCCDYQYQDDYDDYGDFNDDPGTSGEHETASKKRTSEDVDTCTDNRYVNAGKKLKVKETCDKPIDDELANLVTDWFREGIEEERYGELLKVINRPENCPALVTVKTNQMVWDFLSPMTKSSDKKMQNIQTSLVKGACALTKLTYLLGKCDNPEILDLLGNAMESLALLGHANRQLCMLRRELMKPDMKGEYTHLCSHNLKYTDYLFGDDVPKTVKDITDCSKISNKIGLGFRGGFRGRSTRGRARGRFVRGAARGHGPYSSSSAYSSDAKNYQQRGLQSRLQK from the coding sequence ATGAGCAGTACACGTTCTGCTTCGAATTCTGCATCCATGAGTTCTCGTGTGCATAGTGATCATAGCAACAATGGCGGTGGACATGACAGTGCCCCAAATGCCGAGATACTCAGTATATTGAGAACATTTCAAGAGAATCAAAAGAAACAAGATGATAGAATGGCCGAAATAGAGAACATGTGTTGTGACTATCAGTATCAAGATGACTATGATGATTACGGCGATTTTAATGACGACCCGGGAACTTCCGGTGAACATGAGACAGCTTCGAAGAAGCGCACATCTGAAgatgttgatacatgtactgacaACAGGTATGTCAATGCAGGCAAAAAACTTAAAGTCAAAGAAACGTGTGATAAACCTATTGATGACGAACTTGCTAATCTTGTGACAGATTGGTTCCGCGAGGGAATCGAAGAAGAACGGTATGGTGAATTACTTAAAGTGATAAATCGCCCTGAAAACTGTCCTGCGTTAGTTACGGTCAAGACAAACCAAATGGTGTGGGATTTTTTGAGCCCAATGACTAAGTCTTCTGACAAGAAGATGCAGAATATTCAAACTTCTTTAGTTAAAGGTGCATGTGCACTTACGAAACTTACATATTTACTCGGCAAGTGTGATAATCCCGAGATTTTGGATCTGCTGGGAAATGCCATGGAATCATTGGCATTACTTGGACATGCTAATAGACAGTTGTGTATGTTACGCAGGGAGTTGATGAAACCTGACATGAAAGGTGAATATACTCACCTTTGTAGTCATAATTTAAAGTACACTGACTATTTGTTTGGTGATGATGTACCAAAGACAGTCAAAGACATTACTGATTGTTCTAAAATCAGTAACAAAATTGGACTTGGCTTTAGAGGAGGATTTCGTGGCCGTTCAACTCGAGGTCGAGCAAGAGGACGATTTGTACGAGGTGCTGCAAGAGGTCATGGACCCTACTCTAGTTCGTCAGCATACTCATCTGATGCAAAAAACTACCAACAAAGAGGCCTGCAGAGTCGCCTCCAGAAGTAG